The Hemicordylus capensis ecotype Gifberg chromosome 5, rHemCap1.1.pri, whole genome shotgun sequence nucleotide sequence GATCCTTTGAGAAATCCATTCCCATTCAAGGCTGCAAGCTTTACACTTTACTTCAGTCCCTGtagtaccaccttaagtggtggagcgggaaaatgcttgactaacaagcagaaggttgccagtttgaatccccgctggtactatatcgggcagcagcgataaaggaagatgctgaaaagcatcatctcatactgtgcaggaggaggcaatggtcaacccctcctgtattctacctaaagAAAACCAcgaggctctgtggtcaccaggagtcgaaatcgacttgatggcacactttacctttacctcagtCCCTGGAACCTAAGAACAAGCTTTAAACCTTCAAATGCTGGTGAGTATTTAAATGCATATGTAGAGCATAAAATGTATAAACGTTTGTATATGtagcaaaataaatattttattcaattactgGAGTTTTACTGGAGTTTTAAAAGAGATCTCCCCATGAGTCTTTCTTCTCTCTGGTCAACAGGCAATACGTGCTATTTCAGCCACTATGGTCAGGTGTCTGCATGCTGGGAACCAAGCAAAGATCGCTACAGTGTTCAAATGAGAATTTCCTAAACGGCTGGGCAATGCACATCAAGTCTACAAACAAAATACATTAAGCATAAGAGACGTGAGCTGTCTGCTCAGATGCTAAATATTCTCAAGCACAACAGAAAGGGTTGtcatttcttcttctgaagttgtCTTGCTAGCATGTCAGCCTGTGAAAATAAATACATGGACAAATCAATACGTCATTTCAACACCGAGGAGGGTCTGCATCAGTCCTAAACATACTGCTTGGGAAGAACTCCTTTGGAGATCATTGAGAGGGTCCACATATGTGATTATCACTTTGCATCTGATTATTTGCAGCTGTGTGTATAAAgtgaccaccacccccgccccactgaaAAGGATtgtccagtctgtgaagactcgTGCATGTCACCTTTTGATGATGCAGTTATCATGGAGGTTAGGTCTAGTttatcatggaggagaggtctatgaatAGTTTTTTTTCCAGTGGTGACACCCActttgtggaactccctgccactagaGATTCATTTTGCTCCTTTGTTGGTGTTCCACTGCTACTTAAACacaattttattcaatttctttttatttctgtggtttgctgttttgtttttctcctaATTTAACATTTCTTATATCTCTCCAATATGTTGTTTTCTTGCCTTTCGTAATTTTATCAGTAACTTGATTATGAGACATTGTTTTTGGTATTCATTATATGCTGTTAGGAATTGGAGTGCCTCTTCAGAGGGGAAAAGTGagggtcttaaaaaaaaaaaggtatgaTAGCGAAATGGagcctccagtctcaaaggcggTGTACCGCTGAATACTAGTTGCTAGGTGGCAAAAATCAAGAGGTTTTGACTTTGTGTTCTGCTCATGTTCTGCCAAAGCATttggctggccactgctggaaacagagcTTATGGCTGAAATCTTGAGCAGTGGAACGGATCACCTTTTGAACCACCTGCTCCACTGAggacatgttaaaaaaaaaaaaaaagtctgctgTGTTGCACTAATACTTAAACTAGTGCAATCACACTCCTACAATGCTACTCAGCCTGCTTCTCTGACCTGTGACTTTGTCTTGTGGTGTGATGGTTAGaaggttggactaggaccaggaagacccaagttcaaatccccacttggtcttggaactcactggatgactctgggtcagtcacttatctctcagcctaacctacctcacagggttgttgtgaggataaacagaaccatgttgTAATGATCAGCCaataacagcctttcctttcctctaaagagtgaaccggaagtgtaccctgtcctgactgacaggctaaggatcagccactcagcacatggtgggcaggaccttgagggccatgagagaggaagagaagggtttctttgtcTCAGATGCAGTTAGGtgggagatgagagaggatgggcGGAAGGCTTAGTGAACAGCAAGGGATTTTTGCTGCAtgatggtcaaaagctagcctggagaattctctcatagaaggacatctgcagatccttgaaagacaggattgcaggaagcttgaattctctcctggaatttggggtgagttcaagtgggaaggaagccagggcttttggcttctgaaAGGCCTAGccagggaacagtttgctagttaGTACGCGTCAgaaactttttttcctttttgtgctttgcaaatccttacaattgttCTAAGTTTGTTTATCTGTAACGTAAGAAATGCTAAACTTGTGCCCAAGTCCATCCAGGGCGctgtaaaagtctctgtaacctaaatgggcttttaaaggttcctatatccctgttTCTTGCAACTGggttgctttttgaagtattcttgcaactactgaacaTTTCTTTTACTTGTAACTAGAAGCTGAGaaagacggaagcagtctgtagtattctgaataaagttttcccctttttgttctttgtattttacctgcctctgagtggatttttaactcaggaaaaaggggttttactctggtgcaaacacatctcaatTTTAATTGCtaagcaactctaccaagtgttctcatcatgtgtaggcttgcatatggagatttttgtgtacttttccaatagtaaagagaaggcgagttccctggaattttgcccacaccagggtGGGGCTTacactctgttaaaaagtgggtgtggtggcagcactaCTGAAGAAGCTTTCTTTCTCATCTGTTCAGTCGTGACCGACTCTTGGTCACtctggatcaatgcactccatgccatcctatctcgtacagcttcctttaattccaccatggtcagTTTaagcagtttaagtttaaaggaacagcctttgttgagcaaacatggaggggatgattcagcatttttcttctccgcctaccccaccccccaccccaccccggccacatgggcttgctttgagacaaaggcacCATTGTAGGGGGCAGCACCCAGAGGACAGCCTCCAAGGATGACCTTATTGCAGAAGGTGCTCCTTCAGGGACTAATaaaagccatgtagggctttaaaagtcagcACTAGCACTGAagtgggcctggaaacagactagCCACTAGTGCAACTGAGGTAGCCTTGGTGTGGTATGTGCAATGAAGCCAATCCCCATGTACTGCATTGTTCTGCACTGGCTGGAGAATGCCTGAGGAAACCAATTGCTTCCTTCAGAAGGACAACTACAATGCACTGACTTTCAGAAGGGCCATTCAAATGAATAAAACCCAGGGCGATTGGTTGgttatgcttttgtttttaggGACTGCCCATAAATGGCCATTTTAAAAGGTCCTGTTTTCTGTGCTGCCTAAGATTTGATGTCTTATGGATTCATTTTCCACTGACTTTTAattgcattgattttttaattgCTATTTTCCCCTATGTGCTGGACCACCTTAGGATTGCAAACTTAGCTTTCTGTATGATGCGGGACATACTAAAATGATGACAGTGAATGCCTATTGACCTTCGTGGTTTGCGCTTTTGATTCTCAGGGGGTTGTTGGTCAGGACATTTGTGGACAGTCCCTAAAAAAACCTATGTATGACCCACCAGTCTCACCCAGGGTTTCATTCATTTGAATGGCACTTCTGAAATTTAGTGTAGCACAAGAATCGCCCTTGGAAAGAAAGCAATTCATTTCAATAGGAAGTCACTGTTTGTTGAAGTACATACCCCAAGATAACTCTGAGCCTGCAACTCTCACTACTTTGCTTAGCTTACCAGTAGAGTCTTCACAATTTTCTCTCTTGGGACCTTCAGATAACTACAGTCTTCCCCATCACATAATTTGATATCCTCGGAGACCTGGATTCAGAGGGGGTGAGGGAAGAAGAGTTAGGtggagagtaaaggtaaagtgtgccgtcgagtcggaattggctcctggtgctcacagagccctgtggtttttctttggtagaatacaggaggggtttaccattgccatctcctgtgcagtatgagatgatgcctttcagcatctccagtgcagtatgagattatgcctctgagtaccagttgcaggggagtaacagcaggagagaggacatgccctcagctcttgcctgtgggcttctcagaggcatctggtgggccactgtgtgaagaggatgctggactagatgggccatgggcctgatccagcagggctgttcttatgttcttatcttcctatatcgctgctgcccgatacaagtgttgcccatactctgggaaacataccagcgtaggggctctcaaacttgagtccagatgttgcctttggccattggggctggggccgatggaagttgtagtccagcaacatctggaatcccaagtttgagaaccactggtttATAGGGTTCAGTGGGATTTATACAAATCATGGAGGATTAAAGACCACATCAGTGTACCTCTGGACTTGGTGGCAAATcgatctctctcttccctccagggTACCACCCATGAGACCAGTGCTGAGCTTTTGACAACTGCACACTGATGGTGAGAACTAAGCAAAGGAAGAGCAAGAGAGGACTCTGGCATCCCATGGCGTTGGTTTGAGCCCAGATATATCCGTGCGGCCTGCAAGGGAGAAAGGAGAATTCGAACACTCAGCAACGGAGTGGGGAGATATGCTAGCCTTCTGCCCCAAAACAAAGAGGCTGGGATGGAGCTGTCGTTCAGGGgcagagcacctcctttgcatgtggaaggtctcaggttcagtccctggcagcatcttcccagcagggctgggaaagactcctgcctgaaaccttggagagccgctgccagtcagtgcagacaagactgagctcgatggaccaagggtctgacttggtgcggagatagggaggagagctggtcttgtggtaacaagcaggaattgtcccctttgctaagcatggtccaccccggcttgcatttgaatgggagaccacatgtgtgagcactgtaagatatttgggggaggggggccacCAAGGGCAGAGAATGCACTTAGCTGTCACCCCAGTGGTACCCCTCAGTGCTTATGTTTACCCATCAGGGTGAAGGACAGCAGTCACTCACTTATATGGAATTATTTGGGGACAGTAATTGCAGGTGCATTTCCTCCGTCAGTTCTCTCTGTCTTGGAGAGCTGTTCCAGTTATCTCTAGCTAACTACAGAcataagtttatttatttgtttctgttGATTTCATTTATATGCTCATATATTTATatgttcatttcatttatatatatatatacccattCTAAATGGCTCagacagtacacacacacacacacaaccatttaatatattaacataaaactcattaaaaaaccatttaaaccactTAAATATGATTAAAAgcccaggctgaaaagatgggtctttatggctctcttgaaggcctccaaagatgatAAACCGTTTATactcatggtagggatgtgcatgaaccaatccGCAACTAACCGTGCagggctgccaataggtttcccggcaaaatacaaagtgctagttataacttataaagccctaaatggcttaggccctgggtagttaagagagcgtcttcttcactatgagccacaccgctcattgaggtcatctgaggaggtccgtctccagttaccgctgatgcgtctggtggctacacagagacgggccttctcggtcgctgccctgagattgtggaatgcgcttcctgctgagatacaatcctccccatctctggcaattaaaaataaataaatctgaaaacccatcttttcacccaagcttcccagctttttaaaattgtctgttttaattttatggctgattttaaactGTTACATTGTTTAACTTttcatatgtgttttaattgttttatgttatttatttatttatttatttattaaacttctataccgcccaaactttcatctctgggcagtatagaagtttaatgaatgaatgaatgaatgaatgaataaccgtgccagtttgatggtttgaCTGTGAACCGAACCAGCCTCCAGGAGAGGCAGTTCAGTCTGCGATTGAACCGCACCGAGCCCAGTCCGTTACAGGCTGGTTTGACCTGGTTGGACGGTCCGAGGGGCtctgtttgtaaaggggaatgcagtgaggattcccttttacaaacaaaggggaatTTTGTCTTCCAAtggcaactggggggggggcagcaagagggcacttttaaaaagtagatgCTTAGATCCTGCGGCAGCGCGGTTTTGGCCTTTGCGGAATgcatgcaaatgacctctgcacatcTGTGGAGGCCAGGACCATGCCGCCACCAGCAGATTGGTAAGCATCTACTTTTAAAGGCGCCCTCTCAccgccaccacccccagccacccttagaagccttttaaaggcaggatccccctttgcttgtaaaggggaatcctcaccggatccCCCATTACAAACATAGCCCCTTGGTCCAGGTCAGGCCAGTTCGATTGAATGGATTGGACCGGCTGGTtggtttgaccgaaccagtttgcagaccagtggtttggttcaaattcggtctgaatttgaaccgaaccacaaaaattggtccatgcacacccctaacgcaTGGGGAATGTGTTCTACAACCAGGGATGaggactgagaaggcccaatcccaagttgccaccagatgaaatgaacattatatggtctctccgagttaccccagagacaaatctggctgcggcattttggactaactgaagttttccaGACCATGTACGAAGATCGCCCTATATAGAGCccactgcagtagtccagcctggaggttaccagctgatgcaccactgtcttGAGGTCACTCTCCAAGAAACAGGTGGATCTGTCAATATCAGTTGAAGCTGGTGAAAAGTGctcttggccatagcctcagcctgagactCCAGGATGAGAtcaggatccaagagcactcccaaactgcatacctgttctttctgggggagggtaaccccacccagaacaggagaTTCTATCCCATACTCCAGATTACAACcctctacaatgagcacctccatcttgcttggattccgctTCAATTTATtaaccctcattcagcccattactgcctgtaggtaggcatttagggagataatGCCATTtcgtgatggtgatggtggtggtggtggtggtgatatggatagatttgagtgtcatcagcacactgatagcacccaacaccaaatcccctgatgacctcaaccagcagtttcatgtagatcttaaaaagcattggtgacagcatggagccctgagggactccatatagccctattaatccccagcacagcatcccaattgtggctgttgctggtgtctatgtttcttttttagattgtgagctttttgagggcagggagccattaaattaaattaaattaaattaaattaattacttaattaatatctatgtaagccgttttgggaacttttgttgaagtggtgtataagaacttttgttgaagtggtatataagtatttgttgtgtACATATCAGCTCCGATTTCAAAGAGCAaatgtcaccaagtgccaccatctgaaatctacccgagagatagaaGGGGAatcactgcaaggcagtgccccctatccccaaatcccccaggcgatccagaagcaGGAGTTCCTAAGCTGGGGTGTCcccattgggaacccctgctatagaTAATGCCTCGAATGCTACCATTTCTTCCGCAGGGAATCAAACCCTTCACAGAGAATCCTCCTCAGAGCGTACAATACCCTAACCCTATAGAGTATTTTTGTATGTAAATGCATCTGTTCTTATTTGTTCACTGTTCCTCTCCGCTCCCCACCCAACCGCTAGACTTTGATGTAATCTCCTCAGGGCTGAGACCTGACTTCTTGCTTAACATTACATGCTCAAATGCCATGTGTATCGACAGCATTATATAAAATGATAAATAGGCCCTCTTTTAAGTGCACTGAAAGcactcttcttctttttgctaaGAAAGCACTAACTGGGCATCAGCTGCTCACATCAGCTGCCTGATCAGCATGTTtgcaacaagaaagaaagaaaggaaaaattcCTGCTTCAAACATTACGGAGCACACACTTTCTCTTCATGGAGGTGAATCTAATGGAATGTTTTAAGTGGCACTGAGGAATAGCTAGAAATTATTCCCTGGAGATAGAAAAAGGAATTACCCGGTGATAATTGCAGCCCATTGTGAACGCAAGTCAGTGGCAAATACTTTAGGGAAGGAGCTGCCAAAATATCTGGGGCAAAATGTATCACTAGTTTAACCAGTACAAACAAAAGAAATCTTTACCCACTTTACGCTTATTGTGGTGTGAAAAAAAGATTCTAACACAACCCTGGGAAGTCTAACAGCCGCTATTAAGCAATTAATATCTTCGGAATGATCCCCGGAAGCCAGGCATTTTCTAGTTGAAATATCATTATCTCATCCAGTTTGCTTGCAAACTACTCACTCTACTCACTGCACAAGAGTTAGCAAAATTCTACTCACCCGTTCTCAATGTCACTGTTCCTCTCCTTCTGTCTGGAGATCCCACTGAATTCCCAGCAATTTGCCAGGGGTATTTATACTTCTCCTTGTGTGCTTCAGTCCAGGCAACTGGTTGCCCCATTGGCTGAGGCTGTGAGCTGACGTTTGCTGCATTGTGCTATAGGGATGCTTCTGAGCCTCCCTCCCATCAGACTGATGCTATGCTTTCGACAGTCTGCCTCCCCTGACCCTTTCTTTATCTGGCAACAGAATTTGGAACCTCAACTAAAAAGTTCCAGAGTACTGGTGATACAAGCCTTCATTTCAAACATGGGTTTGTAATGGGATAAATAGGACATTTGTTCCAGGTGGTAACTTCTGCTGACTCTGCTTGATCCTGTCAGACGACTCGTGAATTCTTCCCCAAAGAGTAAAATATCACTGGGCAATTGCCGTTCACCTCTCGATGATTACCTGGAATTCCTGATTCTTTCTTCCCTAGCACTGCTAAGAATGTTAAGACTTTGCTCTGTTCCCTAGCAGGGGCAGGCaagcctggccttccagctgttgttgaactacaattcccattatccccagtcacaattaattgtggctgcggatgatgggaattgtagttcagcagcggCTGGAGGTCCcaggttgcctactcctgtgaGGACCAAATTACTGTGAACCTGAAAGTGTGCTTCCATGCTCCCCGCTTAAAGCAGATAGGTGTGTGGGGAAGAGATTGCGACTGGAACTGGAGGGGATTCACCCTTTGCCACTTCACCCCAGCCCAAATGAAAATTTCCCcgcaaagctgctttttgtccCAGGAGGGAAGTTGACAGCGGTGCCGACAGCAGCTTTCTGCCTTGGGCAAagccttgcaagggtcagatccgTCCTGAAGAGCGcgctggtggtggcggtggggggcatGATGGCCCAAGAATACTCCGCCAGAGGCAACCCGTCTTGCCTTGCCTCGTAAAAGGGCTGCCCTCTCTAGGCTCCAGCGTGTCCCCACACCCAGTCTGCTCATTGGTGGCTCTCCTAGAGCTGGCCTAACGGCACGTACTTTAACAATgaactcagtttattttaaaccCTCACTAGTACCCCAAGACTTGTATAAGCTGCAAGTTGCAAGCTGCAATCTGTAAAAGGACAGATTCTAATGGAAATTTTATACAATTCCAAAAATCAAGCCACCATAAACATAAACATCAAAATGCAATGATATATCATTATCCATCTTCACATCTCAACGGTCTCATAAAAGCAACCGTGCTCTTATGAAAAACTTCATTTATATCTGAAGATGAGTAATGggattttattgcattttgaagTATTGGTTTATGAGTGCCTGATCTTTGGAGTTGTATAAAATTTACACAAAGTTTGTTCTTTTACCTAGTGGTTTATGTATATAACAGATACTTTCAGGTCAGCCTGGATCTGTGCCTAAGTGGCTAGTTCCAGTCTGGCctatctgcctgcctcccttcctgttCCCTTCGGACAGACACCTCAGCTTCAGCCCCACCCAACAAAagatgcatgaattgtcccttttgctaagcagggtctgccctggtttgcatttgaatgggagactgcatgtaagtactgtaagatagtccccataggggatggagccgtagctcagtggaagagcatctgcatatttgcatgcaggaggttccaagttccctcactgtcagcatctccaagacagggctgagagaaattcctgtgtgcaaccttggagaagtcactgccagtttgtgaagacaatactgagctagatggaccagtggtctgacttggtataaagcagcttcctatgtcccagtgtcatccctgctaactgggtaaagaggcacctttcaaaatggtgattatcTTATTTTAGCCACCAGccctattcaactccagcacagccACTTTCCAgggtcccagcatactgaaatttgtagttttccagcattttttggtctggctacatccactgctaaatagtttttgaaatattaaaagattaacaagcttgacttgtatttttcagctgatattatggtaaagttatctgaaagatgggtgtcagatgtttggacagggggcgcaatttcagtgcttgccctaagcactattttccctagctaCGACTCTGGttgtgtcttccttccttccttccttccttccttccttccttccttcctttctttctttcatcagacttatataccgcccaaaccttcgtctctgggcggttaacataaaacaattaaaacacctataaaaattaaaacataacttTTTAAGAtgatgagccttttggggacaggtagggttgccatatccaagcttcccaaatctgggtggcctaatctgcatattatgcaaattatgtggaaactaattcacatttatttatacagatctgtatactttcccctccttctctgccctcccatgtgatcggatccagagtaaaatccaggcaatcagggcagcacatttgaaatctgtgtaaatccaggtggaatttagcagctggaggagcaggagccaaaatccaggagctaccctaaattccagggggcCATGGCAACCCTAGGGACAGGGGACAATATTAATTAGTAGTAGTAAACCATaagaataataaagcagcaaataacagcagtgtcaaagaagattagcagatacgaagccagaattacacaacacaggcagaatctccaattccagtcgaatcagagaggtttctaccaaagcatagaaggagaaactgcaagaaacctagaaaccccaaataaagaagaaactaCTATCCTCAATAGTAGTCCTTACAGACAGTTCCTCAGTTCCTATCTGCTCGATCAGTAGGTCTTCTTGAAGTTCCCTGACAATGATCGTCCCGGGtgcttcagctcctgcagccACTTgcccatcttattattattttaattaagttCTGTCCATCTTAGAAGCACCAGACGTCATTGTGAAAGCTGgttgacacactttacctttaactactGTATGTCTGCATAGACTGTTTATGTACAGTATTCAATGAATTAATGAATGCTTTTGGCTACTCAGGTAGTTGGTCCCAATAATaccaataataatataaataagagcaacacaggctcaagatatggaagaagaattaccaccaattgaagaagttgctcaggcgcaggtggaggaggtgttggaaatagaggataccactgttgctgaactgtttcaaaatcaaaaccaggcaaccgcccctttgccttcacctcaaaaacccaaatgccgtttaacagaaaagcaacaagaactaa carries:
- the LOC128327735 gene encoding progonadoliberin-2, yielding MGCQSPLLLFLCLVLTISVQLSKAQHWSHGWYPGGKREIDLPPSPEVSEDIKLCDGEDCSYLKVPREKIVKTLLADMLARQLQKKK